A part of Solicola gregarius genomic DNA contains:
- the eccCa gene encoding type VII secretion protein EccCa — translation MTTTVVKRPPRTAPPTVPENSLSIAEPPAQQQAPPAATGAAMILMPVVGGIGSLTLALSNAGHNRLIAVGALAALVGSITVGLVMILSQRTGPRRLLRQARERYLNYIDDLRHTLRRTVAAQRDLGAWCHPAPEVLPDLVRNDRRRWERRPGHADYLCLRVGVGDQPVQAGLRLEADTGPLNEFDPLCLDAAVSLLDRYSIIQDAPIPIDLRGVGMLGVRGDPDVARRLVTAMACQLVAFHRYRDVRLAVVRSVSRSEAWDWVKWLPHVQAGDEVMDGDLPARLVAASVADAFTLLQPHIERRIGARSRERDSDPLEHVVVIIDTEQSASLAPSDLPDVEFSLAELGIHLIVIQPPQAADLSLADEWITVRADGSATLEARSAPFDVDRVPIGCPTVIARLLAPLRLAADLGASEPRPEHTVDLPEILGVDDPGALRTDVTWQARSPRDLLRVPIGVGTDGRVVPLDLKESAHGGMGPHGMVVGATGSGKSEMLRTLVASLVIGHAPDRLALLLVDFKGGATFAALKNVPHLAGMITNLQDDLSLVDRMYSALFGEILRRQELLKQRGNLPNVSAYQALIDSGDKLEPLPHLLVIIDEFAELLTAKPDFADLFVAIGRIGRSVGVHLLLATQKLEMGKIRGLESHLSYRICLRTFSESESRDAIGTPDAYHLPSEPGSGYLKVDTSVFDRFKGALVSAPYAAPSDAPKTEVPVVPYVAVNGIGAWIAQRGIDRTAASTDLERVEGAGTDSRSSVLDVLCERLVAAGVDQARPVWLEPLPYGLPLDRAQDPERRGEPATIEAALGVVDDPSRQRQFPLTWDFAGADGNLVIAGAPQTGKSTLVRTLVSSLALRYAPGDVAFYCVDYGGGSLRGIENLPHVASVATRLDPERIGRTVSEVVSLIERREEQFRDHGLDSMSALRDARADGRFGPDLAGDIFLIVDGWGSFREDFESLEFAIGEIAARGSNYGVHVILTVAQNLQVRIRMQSSFGGRLELRLTEAYESGIGRKLMEALPKDVPGRGLVHVGDGLVFHAALPRIDGHGTTDDLPAAQRQLMEVARARWTTAVQPVEVLPQQVPVTSLPVVERGDLTIPIGLSERNLEPAGVSLFGADPHLLVYGDGEAGKTNTLRLLLRQLTASRTTDELAFIVVDYRRSLLDAVPPEYLAAYCTNDQQTAATAADVAGAVRDRLPPDDVTAEQVRRRSWWNGVDVVILVDDYDLVANPSGNPLHALLEFLPQGRDLGLHLVVARRTGGLSRAIFEPFLQRLNDLQTPGVVLSGDRTEGRLVNGVVARRLPAGRAIYAPRGGVAGQLQIALPDDYDSLRSSGS, via the coding sequence ATGACGACAACCGTGGTCAAGCGGCCGCCGCGGACGGCGCCGCCGACCGTGCCCGAAAATTCGCTGTCGATCGCTGAACCGCCGGCCCAGCAGCAGGCTCCACCGGCCGCGACCGGAGCGGCGATGATCCTGATGCCGGTCGTCGGCGGAATCGGATCCCTGACACTCGCGCTGTCCAACGCCGGACACAATCGCCTGATCGCGGTGGGCGCACTTGCTGCCCTGGTTGGATCGATCACTGTCGGCCTGGTGATGATCCTCTCGCAGCGGACGGGGCCACGCCGCCTGCTGCGGCAGGCGCGCGAGCGCTATCTCAACTACATCGATGACCTTCGCCACACCCTGCGACGTACCGTCGCCGCGCAAAGGGACCTCGGCGCGTGGTGTCATCCGGCTCCGGAGGTGCTGCCGGATCTCGTTCGCAACGACCGCCGCCGGTGGGAGCGGCGTCCCGGGCACGCGGACTACCTTTGCCTGCGCGTGGGGGTCGGTGATCAACCCGTTCAGGCGGGCTTGCGGCTGGAGGCGGACACCGGCCCACTTAACGAGTTCGATCCACTGTGCCTCGATGCAGCCGTTTCGCTGCTCGATCGATACTCGATCATCCAGGACGCACCGATTCCGATCGACCTGCGAGGAGTCGGAATGCTCGGTGTCCGCGGTGACCCGGACGTCGCACGGCGGCTGGTGACGGCGATGGCGTGCCAGTTGGTTGCCTTTCACAGGTATCGAGACGTACGACTCGCCGTGGTGCGATCTGTCTCGCGATCGGAAGCGTGGGATTGGGTGAAGTGGCTGCCGCATGTCCAGGCCGGTGACGAGGTGATGGACGGTGACTTGCCTGCGAGGCTCGTCGCCGCATCCGTCGCCGATGCGTTTACGCTGCTGCAACCCCACATCGAGCGCCGGATCGGCGCACGTTCCCGCGAGCGCGACTCCGACCCGCTGGAGCACGTGGTCGTGATCATCGACACCGAGCAGTCCGCGTCACTCGCGCCGTCCGATCTGCCGGACGTGGAATTCAGTCTGGCCGAGCTCGGCATCCACCTGATTGTGATTCAACCGCCGCAGGCCGCGGACCTGTCCTTGGCCGACGAGTGGATCACTGTCCGCGCAGATGGGTCCGCCACACTGGAGGCCCGGAGTGCTCCGTTCGATGTCGACCGCGTCCCGATCGGCTGCCCGACGGTCATCGCGCGTCTGCTCGCTCCGCTGAGGCTCGCAGCTGACCTCGGAGCCAGCGAGCCGCGCCCGGAGCACACCGTCGACCTCCCGGAGATACTTGGGGTCGACGACCCGGGCGCACTGAGAACGGACGTGACCTGGCAGGCCCGGTCGCCCAGAGACCTGCTCCGTGTTCCAATCGGGGTCGGAACGGATGGCCGAGTTGTCCCCCTTGATCTAAAGGAGTCCGCCCACGGCGGAATGGGACCGCACGGCATGGTCGTAGGCGCCACCGGGTCGGGAAAGTCCGAGATGCTCCGCACCCTGGTGGCGTCCCTGGTCATCGGACACGCTCCCGACCGATTGGCGCTGTTGTTGGTCGACTTCAAGGGCGGCGCCACATTCGCGGCGTTGAAGAACGTCCCGCACCTCGCGGGGATGATCACCAACCTGCAGGACGACTTGTCGCTGGTCGACCGCATGTACTCGGCACTGTTCGGTGAGATACTCCGCCGTCAGGAGCTGCTCAAGCAGCGGGGGAACCTGCCGAATGTCTCGGCTTACCAGGCGTTGATCGACTCAGGCGACAAACTCGAGCCGCTGCCGCACCTGCTGGTGATCATCGATGAGTTCGCCGAGCTGCTGACCGCCAAGCCCGACTTCGCCGACCTGTTCGTCGCAATCGGCCGGATCGGCCGATCGGTCGGTGTTCATCTCCTGCTTGCCACTCAAAAGCTGGAGATGGGTAAGATCCGTGGACTCGAGTCGCACTTGTCGTATCGGATCTGCCTGCGGACGTTCTCCGAATCCGAGTCCCGCGACGCGATCGGCACACCGGACGCCTACCACCTACCGTCCGAACCGGGATCGGGCTACCTCAAGGTCGACACGTCCGTATTCGACCGGTTCAAGGGCGCACTGGTCTCCGCGCCGTACGCCGCGCCGTCGGACGCGCCCAAGACGGAGGTGCCGGTCGTCCCGTACGTTGCCGTCAACGGCATCGGCGCCTGGATCGCCCAGCGTGGCATTGATCGCACGGCCGCCAGCACAGACCTCGAAAGAGTCGAGGGCGCCGGCACCGACTCGCGGAGCTCCGTGCTCGACGTACTGTGCGAGCGCCTCGTCGCCGCCGGAGTCGATCAGGCCCGACCGGTCTGGCTCGAGCCGCTGCCGTACGGATTGCCGCTCGACCGAGCACAGGATCCGGAACGGCGCGGAGAACCGGCGACAATCGAGGCTGCCTTGGGTGTGGTCGATGATCCGTCCCGTCAGCGTCAGTTTCCGCTCACGTGGGACTTCGCCGGCGCCGACGGCAACCTGGTGATCGCCGGAGCGCCGCAGACGGGCAAGAGCACGCTTGTCCGCACACTGGTCAGTTCGCTCGCGCTGCGTTACGCACCCGGTGACGTCGCGTTCTACTGCGTGGACTACGGCGGCGGGAGCCTGCGTGGCATCGAGAACCTCCCGCACGTCGCGTCGGTCGCGACCCGCCTGGACCCTGAGCGGATCGGCCGCACGGTCAGCGAGGTCGTCTCGCTGATCGAACGTCGTGAGGAGCAATTCCGCGATCATGGTCTCGACTCGATGTCCGCCCTTCGTGATGCGCGAGCCGATGGGCGGTTCGGACCGGACCTCGCCGGCGACATCTTCCTCATCGTCGACGGATGGGGCAGTTTCCGTGAGGACTTCGAATCGTTGGAGTTCGCGATCGGTGAGATCGCGGCCCGCGGCTCGAATTACGGCGTGCATGTCATTCTCACCGTCGCGCAGAATCTACAGGTTCGAATCCGGATGCAGTCAAGTTTTGGCGGACGACTCGAGCTACGCCTGACCGAGGCGTACGAGAGCGGGATCGGTCGCAAGCTAATGGAAGCGCTACCCAAGGACGTACCCGGCCGCGGGCTCGTGCATGTCGGCGACGGCCTCGTTTTCCACGCGGCGTTGCCTCGCATCGACGGCCACGGCACGACCGACGACCTTCCGGCAGCGCAACGGCAGCTGATGGAGGTCGCACGCGCCCGGTGGACCACTGCGGTCCAGCCGGTAGAGGTGCTGCCGCAACAGGTCCCGGTCACGAGCCTCCCCGTCGTGGAGCGAGGCGACCTGACGATTCCCATTGGCCTGTCGGAACGCAACCTCGAGCCCGCCGGTGTGAGCCTGTTCGGGGCTGACCCGCACCTGCTGGTGTACGGCGACGGTGAGGCGGGCAAGACAAATACACTCAGGCTGCTGCTTCGACAGCTGACCGCGTCGCGAACGACCGACGAGTTGGCGTTCATCGTTGTCGACTACCGGCGGAGTCTGCTCGATGCCGTCCCACCCGAGTACCTCGCCGCCTACTGCACCAACGACCAGCAGACCGCCGCCACCGCTGCCGACGTCGCGGGCGCCGTACGCGACCGGCTACCACCCGACGACGTCACCGCCGAGCAGGTTCGTCGGCGTAGCTGGTGGAACGGTGTGGACGTCGTCATATTGGTCGACGATTACGACTTGGTGGCCAACCCGTCGGGAAATCCGCTCCACGCGCTGCTCGAGTTCCTCCCCCAGGGCCGCGACCTCGGCCTGCACCTGGTCGTCGCACGCCGAACTGGTGGGTTGTCTCGAGCCATCTTCGAGCCGTTCCTGCAGAGGCTCAACGACCTCCAGACGCCCGGTGTTGTGCTGTCCGGCGACCGCACGGAGGGTCGCCTTGTGAACGGGGTCGTCGCACGCCGCCTCCCGGCCGGTCGCGCGATCTACGCCCCGCGCGGTGGCGTTGCGGGCCAGCTCCAAATCGCGCTGCCGGACGACTACGACTCCCTGCGGTCGTCGGGCAGCTGA